The following are encoded together in the Gilvimarinus sp. DA14 genome:
- the mrcB gene encoding penicillin-binding protein 1B, translated as MQNNRAPGKDTDRDPMTKRRTPAPRRRARKKKPTQKRHGRSLFKILLIYAVLASLIVGGLWVVYLDFVVRDKFDGKKWSLPARVYARPLELYEGAAVTPNLLELELTALGYRAVESVSRPGYFSRHRAGGYTRYRIYSRGFEFWDGRDKALLFDVVLGPSGVASLTAQDEHIPLVRLEPEQIGGIYPTQAEDRLLVQLSDLPPLLGEALLAVEDKDFLDHYGVSPTAIARAAWVNLRSGQVVQGGSTLTQQLVKNFYLTHERSLTRKAQEAIMSVLLEVHYSKSEILETYINEVYLGQSGARAIHGFALASQYYFRQPVSELNAQQVALLVGLVKGASFYNPWRNPERATKRRNLVLSVMHREGLINDAELKQAQAAPLGVVKPGQNSQSTYPAFVELVKRQLARDYKEEDLRSDGLRIFTTLSPMVQRQAEEAVAKRLDNLESAYKVDGLQASMVVTSVGAGEVLAMVGDRNPRYAGFNRALDAQRPVGSLMKPFVYLAALEQPAAYNLGSPIADEPVTVTSDDGKLWEPQNYSRQSHGQVPLIEALAHSYNQATARLGMQLGLRQVAHTLERAGFDGYIPPVPAMTLGAIDMSPYEVAGIYHTLAAEGTYTPLRAIRDVLTATGEPLKRYPLQIEQRFSGAGVFELQYALQAALREGTGRQVYHRFPADLPLAGKTGTTNDQRDSWFAGFSGEHLAIAWVGRDNNAETPLTGSGGALKVWADLMSELPTRGVNTEAPEGVTFDWIDRASGKLSAEGCEGAMWLPLHSDYLPSDAVSCRLDNTGGTRSWWQRFWN; from the coding sequence ATTTTGTTGATCTACGCGGTCTTGGCCAGCCTGATTGTGGGCGGCTTATGGGTGGTGTACCTGGACTTTGTGGTGCGCGATAAGTTTGATGGCAAAAAGTGGTCGCTCCCGGCGCGGGTGTACGCCCGTCCGCTGGAACTGTACGAAGGCGCCGCAGTGACCCCAAACCTGCTGGAGTTGGAATTGACCGCACTGGGTTATCGCGCGGTTGAAAGCGTCAGCCGCCCGGGTTATTTCAGTCGTCACCGCGCGGGTGGCTATACCCGCTATCGCATTTACAGTCGCGGCTTTGAGTTTTGGGATGGCCGGGATAAAGCCTTGCTGTTCGATGTAGTGCTGGGCCCATCTGGGGTGGCCAGCCTGACGGCGCAGGATGAGCACATTCCACTGGTGCGTCTGGAACCGGAGCAAATTGGCGGCATCTACCCCACCCAGGCCGAAGACCGGCTGTTGGTGCAATTATCCGATTTACCACCCCTGCTGGGCGAGGCTCTGCTGGCGGTCGAGGACAAAGATTTTCTCGATCACTACGGCGTATCGCCCACAGCGATTGCCCGTGCCGCCTGGGTAAATTTGCGTTCGGGCCAAGTGGTGCAGGGCGGCAGTACCTTGACTCAGCAGCTGGTAAAAAACTTTTACCTCACCCACGAGCGCAGCCTGACCCGTAAAGCGCAGGAAGCGATTATGTCGGTGTTGCTGGAGGTGCATTACAGCAAATCGGAAATTCTGGAAACCTACATTAACGAGGTGTACCTGGGCCAGAGTGGTGCCCGTGCCATTCACGGTTTTGCCCTGGCGTCGCAGTATTATTTTCGCCAGCCCGTGTCTGAGCTGAACGCGCAGCAAGTGGCGCTGTTAGTTGGCTTGGTAAAAGGGGCTTCGTTTTATAACCCCTGGCGCAACCCCGAGCGGGCCACCAAGCGCCGTAATTTGGTGCTGAGTGTTATGCATCGCGAGGGGCTGATTAACGACGCCGAGCTCAAGCAGGCACAGGCGGCACCTTTGGGGGTGGTCAAACCTGGGCAGAACTCGCAAAGCACTTACCCCGCCTTTGTTGAATTGGTCAAACGCCAGCTGGCGCGGGACTACAAAGAAGAAGACCTGCGCAGCGACGGGCTGCGTATTTTCACCACTTTGTCGCCCATGGTGCAGCGCCAGGCCGAAGAGGCAGTGGCTAAGCGTTTGGATAATCTGGAGTCTGCCTACAAGGTGGACGGGTTACAGGCGTCGATGGTGGTGACTTCGGTGGGTGCCGGTGAAGTGCTGGCCATGGTGGGGGATCGCAACCCTCGCTACGCCGGTTTTAACCGTGCCCTGGATGCCCAGCGCCCGGTGGGCTCGCTGATGAAACCGTTCGTGTACCTGGCGGCGCTGGAGCAGCCTGCCGCTTACAACCTGGGCTCGCCCATCGCCGATGAGCCCGTGACGGTAACCAGCGACGACGGCAAACTCTGGGAGCCGCAAAACTACTCGCGCCAAAGTCACGGCCAGGTGCCGTTGATCGAGGCGTTGGCGCATTCCTACAACCAGGCCACCGCCCGGCTGGGTATGCAATTGGGATTGCGCCAAGTGGCTCATACGCTGGAGCGCGCCGGGTTTGACGGTTACATACCACCGGTACCGGCCATGACATTGGGCGCCATCGATATGTCGCCCTACGAGGTGGCCGGTATTTATCACACCCTGGCGGCCGAGGGTACTTACACCCCGCTGCGGGCTATTCGCGATGTGCTGACCGCCACCGGCGAGCCTCTTAAGCGTTATCCACTGCAAATAGAGCAGCGCTTTAGCGGTGCGGGCGTTTTTGAGCTGCAGTATGCGCTGCAGGCGGCGCTGCGCGAAGGCACCGGCAGGCAGGTGTACCACCGCTTCCCGGCTGACCTACCCCTGGCGGGTAAAACCGGTACTACCAATGATCAGCGCGACAGCTGGTTTGCCGGATTCAGTGGCGAGCATTTGGCCATTGCCTGGGTGGGGCGTGATAATAACGCCGAAACACCGCTGACCGGCAGCGGCGGCGCGTTAAAAGTGTGGGCGGATTTAATGAGCGAATTGCCCACCCGAGGCGTGAACACCGAAGCGCCCGAGGGGGTAACCTTTGACTGGATTGATCGGGCCTCGGGCAAGCTCAGCGCCGAGGGTTGTGAAGGCGCCATGTGGCTGCCTCTACACAGTGACTACCTCCCCAGCGACGCGGTAAGCTGTCGGCTTGATAACACAGGCGGCACACGCAGCTGGTGGCAAAGATTTTGGAATTGA